A genomic segment from Bradyrhizobium sp. ISRA430 encodes:
- a CDS encoding aspartate aminotransferase family protein, whose protein sequence is MSMLPNSQEARDVAYQLHPYTNARTHQQAGPLVIERGEGPYVFDATGKRYFEAMAGLWSVGLGFNETRLVEAAYRQMQALPFYHTFSAKSHGPSIDLAEKLVALAPVPMSKVFFTNSGSEANDTVLKLIAYRSNTLGQPQRKKVISRLRAYHGVTIASASLTGLPNNHRSFDLPLPNILHTGSPHFYKDSAPGESEEAFATRRAEELEALIIKEGPETIAAFFGEPVMGAGGVIVPPATYWDKIQKVLNKYDILLVADEVICGFGRTGKMFGCETYGIKPDAMVVSKQITSSYFPLSAIILNDRMFEPIADESNKIGVLGHGFTAGGHPVGSAVALENLKIIEERGLVAHAAETGVYLQGKLRELAGHPLVGEVRGVGMIAALELVLDKRRKTAAATPGAVGGIASRMLQERGVISRNMLDAIAICPPLIVNKGQIDELVTTIAGVLDDMKAEAAKLTPA, encoded by the coding sequence ATGTCGATGCTGCCCAATTCGCAAGAGGCCCGGGATGTGGCCTATCAGCTCCATCCCTATACCAATGCGCGCACCCATCAGCAGGCAGGTCCGCTGGTGATCGAGCGCGGCGAGGGGCCTTACGTCTTTGACGCGACGGGCAAGCGCTATTTCGAGGCGATGGCGGGGCTATGGAGCGTCGGGCTCGGCTTCAATGAGACGCGGCTGGTCGAGGCCGCGTACCGCCAAATGCAGGCCCTGCCGTTCTATCATACGTTCTCCGCGAAATCGCATGGGCCCTCGATCGATCTCGCCGAGAAGCTGGTCGCGCTCGCGCCGGTGCCGATGAGCAAGGTGTTCTTCACAAATTCCGGCTCGGAAGCCAACGACACCGTCCTGAAGCTGATCGCCTATCGCTCCAACACGCTCGGCCAGCCGCAGCGCAAGAAGGTGATCAGCCGCCTGCGTGCCTATCACGGCGTCACGATCGCTTCCGCAAGCCTCACGGGCCTTCCGAACAACCATCGGTCCTTCGACCTGCCGCTGCCGAACATCCTGCACACGGGCTCGCCGCACTTCTACAAGGACAGCGCGCCGGGCGAGAGCGAGGAAGCCTTTGCGACGCGGCGGGCCGAGGAGCTGGAGGCACTCATCATCAAGGAAGGCCCGGAGACGATTGCAGCCTTCTTCGGTGAGCCAGTGATGGGCGCGGGCGGCGTCATCGTGCCGCCGGCGACATACTGGGACAAGATCCAGAAGGTCCTGAACAAATACGACATCCTGCTGGTCGCCGACGAGGTCATCTGCGGCTTCGGCCGCACCGGCAAGATGTTCGGCTGCGAGACCTACGGCATCAAGCCCGACGCGATGGTGGTCTCCAAGCAGATCACCTCGAGCTATTTCCCGCTGTCGGCGATCATCCTGAACGACCGCATGTTCGAGCCGATCGCGGACGAGAGCAACAAGATCGGCGTACTCGGCCACGGCTTCACCGCCGGCGGCCATCCCGTCGGCTCGGCCGTGGCGCTGGAGAACCTCAAGATCATCGAGGAGCGCGGCCTGGTCGCGCATGCGGCCGAGACGGGCGTCTATCTGCAAGGCAAGCTGCGCGAGCTCGCCGGCCATCCGCTGGTCGGCGAGGTCCGCGGCGTCGGCATGATCGCCGCGCTCGAGCTCGTGCTGGACAAGCGGCGCAAGACCGCCGCAGCCACGCCCGGTGCCGTCGGCGGCATCGCCAGCCGTATGCTCCAGGAGCGCGGCGTGATCTCGCGCAACATGCTCGACGCCATCGCCATCTGCCCGCCGCTGATCGTCAACAAGGGCCAGATCGACGAGCTCGTCACCACGATCGCCGGCGTGCTGGATGATATGAAGGCGGAGGCGGCGAAGCTCACGCCGGCGTAA
- a CDS encoding LysR family transcriptional regulator encodes MDRLTSMAAFVKAVDLGSFAAAADALEMSGPMVGKHVRFLEERLGIRLLNRTTRRQSLTDAGQAYYERCRAVLTEAEAADAVASGQQSEPRGRLRVTMPALLGRHCIAPLLLKLARKYPALELDLSFGDPIANLIEAGYDLAIRTGDLDDQSGLIARRIARQRMVVCGARSYLRAHGRPKSIDDLARHQAIIYRRSGRVRPWLFPCEGQPPREVVPTGRLRLDDLEAIADAATRGMGLVWLPYWLVRERLQAGALVRLFEGRAEFLYDCHALWPRSPQMPPKVRAAVDTLAAALPKLTT; translated from the coding sequence ATGGACCGCCTGACCAGCATGGCCGCGTTCGTCAAGGCCGTCGACCTCGGCTCGTTCGCGGCCGCGGCCGATGCTTTGGAGATGTCCGGCCCCATGGTCGGCAAGCATGTCCGCTTCCTTGAAGAGCGGCTCGGCATTCGTCTCCTGAACCGGACCACGCGACGCCAGAGCCTGACCGATGCCGGCCAGGCCTATTATGAGCGTTGCCGCGCCGTGCTCACGGAAGCAGAGGCCGCCGACGCCGTCGCTTCTGGCCAGCAGAGCGAACCGCGCGGCAGACTGCGCGTGACCATGCCGGCCCTGCTGGGGCGGCATTGCATCGCCCCCTTGCTGCTCAAGCTCGCGCGGAAATACCCGGCGCTGGAGCTCGATCTCTCATTTGGAGATCCGATCGCGAACCTCATCGAGGCCGGTTACGATCTCGCGATCCGGACCGGCGATCTCGACGACCAGTCCGGCCTGATCGCGCGGCGTATCGCCCGCCAGCGCATGGTGGTTTGCGGTGCGCGGTCCTACCTCCGCGCCCACGGCAGGCCGAAATCGATCGACGATCTGGCGCGGCATCAGGCGATCATCTATCGCCGCTCCGGGCGCGTCCGCCCGTGGCTGTTTCCGTGCGAGGGCCAGCCCCCGCGCGAGGTCGTACCGACCGGCAGGCTGAGGCTCGACGATCTCGAAGCCATCGCCGATGCCGCGACACGCGGAATGGGGCTCGTCTGGCTGCCCTACTGGCTCGTCCGCGAACGCCTCCAAGCCGGCGCCCTCGTCCGACTCTTCGAAGGCCGGGCGGAATTCCTCTACGATTGCCACGCGCTGTGGCCGCGCTCGCCTCAGATGCCGCCGAAGGTCCGCGCTGCCGTGGATACGTTGGCTGCCGCCCTGCCGAAGCTCACGACGTGA
- a CDS encoding autotransporter outer membrane beta-barrel domain-containing protein, whose product MCCTSQLSGTRQMIGLDRVRRIAATIVMAIAFVVMIAATSAHAQSPTPTPTPTPTPTPSPTPIPVPTATYYDQSAGNTTLNLGSWFLERLGNQASGGFNRSLRTNPGGGGASESTEDPRYRTWFEGYGISLRTDAQGDFVGDKRKTFGGVAGFGARLAPGVNLGFSVDQSHTDIDVPLALQSATLDLTQLGFNGSVDKGPWTWAFAVVHGFGKVHSSRDTGLGLATAGYRAAVDGALTEISYYWTKDEMRVVPKGALEYVRATSASFQEAGGLDPLNVGSTAISRARVMIGAEIGRYFILDRKILDLSAYGKFVDNFYQNLGSVQVSLGTESIIVPGIGESRYGMDAGASVSLSLTNVARLYINYDGKFRNELMSHQGTAGFEYRW is encoded by the coding sequence ATGTGCTGCACGTCGCAGCTCTCCGGGACACGGCAGATGATCGGGCTGGACCGTGTCCGCCGGATCGCGGCTACGATTGTGATGGCCATTGCATTCGTTGTGATGATTGCGGCTACGTCGGCCCACGCGCAAAGTCCGACGCCCACCCCGACGCCAACACCAACGCCCACGCCGTCACCGACCCCGATCCCGGTGCCGACCGCGACGTACTACGACCAGTCGGCCGGCAACACCACGCTCAATCTCGGATCGTGGTTCCTGGAACGGCTCGGCAATCAGGCTTCGGGCGGCTTCAACCGCTCCCTCCGCACCAACCCCGGCGGGGGCGGCGCGTCGGAGAGCACGGAGGATCCGCGCTATCGCACCTGGTTCGAAGGCTATGGCATCTCGCTCCGGACCGACGCGCAGGGCGATTTCGTCGGCGACAAGCGCAAGACTTTCGGCGGCGTCGCTGGTTTCGGTGCGCGGCTCGCGCCGGGTGTTAATCTCGGCTTCTCGGTCGATCAGAGTCACACCGACATCGACGTGCCGCTCGCGCTCCAGTCCGCGACGCTCGACCTGACCCAGCTCGGCTTCAACGGCTCCGTCGACAAGGGCCCCTGGACCTGGGCCTTCGCAGTAGTGCACGGCTTTGGCAAGGTCCATTCCAGCCGGGACACCGGGCTTGGCCTTGCGACCGCGGGCTACCGCGCCGCGGTCGACGGCGCGCTGACCGAGATCAGCTACTATTGGACGAAGGATGAGATGCGGGTCGTGCCAAAGGGCGCACTCGAATATGTCCGCGCCACCAGCGCTTCATTCCAGGAAGCCGGTGGACTGGACCCGCTCAATGTCGGCTCGACGGCGATCTCGCGGGCGCGCGTCATGATCGGGGCCGAGATCGGACGCTATTTCATCCTCGACAGGAAGATCCTCGACCTGTCGGCCTACGGCAAGTTCGTCGACAACTTCTATCAGAACCTCGGCTCGGTCCAGGTCAGCCTGGGGACGGAGAGCATCATCGTGCCCGGAATCGGCGAGAGCCGTTACGGCATGGATGCAGGCGCTTCTGTCTCGTTGAGCCTGACCAACGTCGCGCGGCTTTACATCAACTACGATGGCAAGTTCCGCAACGAGCTCATGTCGCACCAGGGCACGGCCGGCTTCGAATACAGATGGTGA
- the rnd gene encoding ribonuclease D: MDLITTTADLAAACSRLAKHPVITVDTEFLRETTYYPLLCVVQMASAEEAVVIDALAEGIDLKPFFELMANENVLKVFHAARQDIEIIWHQANIIPHPVFDTQVAAMVLGYGDSIAYDQLVEKVTGHRPDKTHRFTDWSRRPLTKEQMHYAVSDVTHLRDVFAALDADLKKRRRSEWVSIEMEILTSPRTYDFHPERAWERLKTRVRKPKDLAVLMEVAAWREQEAQSRDVPRGRVLRDEAISDIATHAPTSLEKLAHLRSVPKGFEKSKWGADIVAAVERGLARDFSTLPKLEKPRNNANGAAIVELLKVLLRMTAERHAVASKVIATVDELEQIAADDEADVPALHGWRRELFGEAALKLKRGELALAIEKGRVIGVKRA, encoded by the coding sequence ATGGATCTGATTACCACCACCGCTGACCTCGCGGCTGCCTGCAGCCGGCTGGCGAAGCACCCCGTCATAACAGTCGATACCGAGTTCCTGCGCGAGACCACCTATTACCCGCTGCTGTGCGTGGTGCAGATGGCAAGCGCCGAGGAGGCCGTGGTCATCGACGCCCTGGCCGAGGGCATCGACCTCAAGCCGTTCTTCGAGCTGATGGCCAACGAGAACGTGCTGAAGGTGTTTCATGCCGCCCGCCAGGACATCGAGATCATCTGGCACCAGGCCAACATCATCCCGCATCCGGTGTTCGACACCCAGGTCGCCGCCATGGTGCTCGGCTATGGCGACAGCATTGCCTACGACCAGCTCGTCGAGAAGGTCACCGGCCACCGGCCGGACAAGACCCACCGTTTCACCGACTGGTCGCGCCGGCCGCTGACGAAGGAGCAGATGCATTACGCGGTGTCCGACGTCACGCATCTGCGCGACGTGTTCGCAGCGCTCGACGCCGACCTCAAGAAGCGCCGCCGCAGCGAATGGGTCTCGATCGAGATGGAGATCCTGACCTCGCCCCGCACCTACGACTTCCACCCCGAGCGCGCCTGGGAGCGGCTGAAGACGCGGGTGCGCAAGCCCAAGGACCTTGCGGTGCTGATGGAGGTCGCGGCCTGGCGCGAGCAGGAGGCGCAGAGCCGCGACGTGCCGCGCGGCCGCGTGCTGCGCGACGAGGCGATTAGCGACATCGCAACGCACGCGCCGACCTCTCTGGAGAAGCTCGCTCATCTGCGTTCGGTGCCGAAGGGTTTTGAGAAATCCAAATGGGGCGCGGACATCGTCGCCGCCGTCGAGCGTGGGCTGGCGCGAGATTTTTCCACGCTGCCGAAGCTAGAGAAGCCGCGCAACAACGCCAATGGCGCGGCAATCGTCGAGCTGTTGAAGGTGCTGTTGCGCATGACCGCGGAGCGCCACGCGGTGGCCAGCAAGGTGATCGCAACCGTGGATGAGCTCGAGCAGATCGCCGCCGACGATGAAGCCGACGTGCCCGCCCTGCACGGCTGGCGCCGCGAGCTGTTCGGCGAAGCCGCATTGAAACTCAAGCGCGGCGAGCTGGCGCTGGCGATCGAGAAAGGCCGCGTGATCGGCGTCAAGCGGGCGTAG
- a CDS encoding isochorismatase family protein, with amino-acid sequence MQDSVHDDPPILVCADLQVEYLTQGRRHVILDGDAAMSRCLELLTLWRDNLWPVMHLKRIAQAAWFNPASKLTDWIAEAKPRPGEMTFEHPLPSAYSSSRFVDYMSNIRSARCVLFGFSLDETILATVVDGFHRSHRYQVVGDAVACRQPGAGDAAAYKQAVVNVIGNFATIRTSAELIRTSGAIATQAGATG; translated from the coding sequence ATGCAGGATTCCGTCCACGACGATCCGCCGATCCTGGTCTGCGCGGATCTCCAGGTCGAATATCTCACCCAGGGGCGCCGCCACGTCATCCTCGACGGCGACGCCGCCATGTCGCGTTGCCTGGAGCTCTTGACACTGTGGCGTGACAATCTCTGGCCGGTGATGCACCTGAAGCGCATCGCGCAGGCGGCCTGGTTCAATCCGGCATCCAAGCTGACCGATTGGATTGCGGAGGCGAAGCCGCGGCCCGGAGAGATGACATTCGAGCACCCGCTGCCCTCGGCCTACAGCTCGTCACGATTTGTCGACTACATGTCCAATATCCGCTCGGCCCGGTGCGTGCTGTTCGGTTTTTCCCTGGACGAGACCATACTGGCGACCGTCGTCGACGGTTTTCACCGCAGCCATCGCTACCAGGTGGTCGGTGACGCCGTGGCCTGCCGACAGCCGGGCGCCGGCGATGCCGCCGCCTACAAGCAAGCGGTGGTGAATGTCATCGGCAATTTTGCTACAATCCGGACGAGCGCCGAACTGATCAGGACCAGCGGCGCCATCGCGACCCAGGCGGGCGCGACCGGATAG
- a CDS encoding GNAT family N-acetyltransferase, whose amino-acid sequence MHGTRIPLAKPDSRAITVRIARDPSDLMLVTSIRSAVYLAEQDCPFEEEFDGNDLVAAHFIGFVGNEPAGCLRVRFFGEFAKVERLAVRHQYRRSRVSFKLVQASVDYVKRKGFRKIYGQAQDRLVDFWAHFGAKPLGHNRKITFSDFSYTEMVLEIEPGPDAITLDSDPYVIIRPEGDWDRPGVLDASAGRAVTSPLRDLALGDR is encoded by the coding sequence ATGCACGGCACTAGGATTCCTCTCGCCAAACCGGACTCCCGCGCCATCACGGTCAGGATCGCGCGCGATCCCAGCGATCTCATGCTCGTCACTTCGATCCGTTCCGCGGTTTATCTCGCCGAGCAGGACTGTCCCTTCGAGGAGGAGTTCGACGGCAACGATCTGGTAGCGGCACACTTCATCGGCTTCGTCGGAAACGAGCCGGCGGGTTGCCTGCGGGTGCGCTTCTTCGGCGAATTCGCCAAGGTCGAGCGGCTCGCTGTCCGTCACCAATATCGGCGCTCGCGCGTCTCGTTCAAGCTGGTGCAGGCGAGCGTCGACTATGTGAAGCGCAAGGGGTTTCGCAAGATCTACGGCCAGGCGCAGGACCGGCTGGTTGATTTCTGGGCCCACTTCGGCGCCAAGCCGCTGGGTCACAACCGCAAGATCACGTTCTCCGATTTCTCCTACACCGAGATGGTGCTCGAGATCGAGCCCGGGCCGGACGCGATCACGCTCGATAGCGATCCCTATGTGATTATTCGCCCCGAGGGCGACTGGGACCGGCCGGGCGTGCTCGATGCCTCGGCCGGGCGAGCGGTGACCTCGCCGTTGCGTGATCTCGCGCTGGGCGATCGTTGA
- a CDS encoding LysR family transcriptional regulator, with the protein MQQLLHRGAAMTQHREEVLDASWDDLKLFLACAKFKSFRNAAEELGLTSTTLMRRIDRLEESIGCKLFLRDQSGLTLSDEGTAMIADVAHMERHAFNVFRRASRSSNDTAGTVRVAVTEGPGNFWILPRLIDFQKTYRKITVELRCAMEQADVARLESDIAIQLEPPTNPDLIVTKLGRLHIYPFVSKDYQSLYGVPATLAELMNHRIIKQSAPQVDDGAYARVLGLTSLEGIVGIKTNSSVGVLYAVERGAGIGFLPTVSIALGASLVAVDLGVSHHADLWLTYHKEFRTSERHKIVVDWLKKIFDPRTYPCFRDEFIHPNALVPMMATAREGFGLTGYVAATPT; encoded by the coding sequence ATGCAGCAACTATTGCACCGGGGTGCTGCGATGACGCAGCACCGTGAAGAAGTCCTGGATGCGTCTTGGGACGATTTGAAACTGTTTTTAGCGTGCGCAAAGTTTAAAAGTTTTCGCAACGCGGCCGAGGAACTCGGCCTGACGTCCACTACGCTGATGCGCCGGATCGACCGGCTTGAAGAGAGCATCGGCTGCAAGCTGTTCCTGCGTGATCAGAGCGGGCTCACGCTCAGCGACGAAGGCACCGCAATGATTGCCGACGTCGCCCACATGGAACGTCACGCCTTCAACGTATTTCGCCGCGCCTCGCGTTCGTCGAACGATACGGCCGGCACCGTGCGCGTCGCGGTGACTGAGGGCCCTGGCAATTTCTGGATCCTGCCGCGCCTGATCGATTTCCAGAAGACCTATCGCAAGATCACCGTCGAACTGCGCTGCGCGATGGAGCAGGCAGATGTCGCGCGGCTGGAATCCGACATCGCGATCCAGCTCGAGCCGCCGACCAATCCCGACCTGATCGTCACCAAGCTCGGCCGGCTGCACATCTATCCCTTCGTCTCGAAGGACTATCAGAGCCTCTATGGCGTGCCCGCGACGCTCGCCGAATTGATGAATCACCGGATCATCAAGCAGAGCGCGCCGCAGGTCGACGATGGTGCCTACGCCCGCGTGCTCGGACTGACATCGCTGGAGGGCATCGTCGGGATCAAGACCAACTCTTCGGTCGGGGTGCTCTATGCTGTGGAGCGCGGCGCGGGCATCGGCTTCCTGCCGACGGTCTCGATCGCGCTCGGTGCATCGCTCGTCGCCGTCGATCTCGGTGTCAGCCACCACGCCGATCTCTGGCTCACCTATCACAAGGAGTTCCGCACCTCGGAGCGGCACAAAATCGTGGTCGACTGGTTGAAGAAGATTTTTGATCCCAGGACCTATCCCTGTTTCCGGGATGAATTCATCCATCCGAACGCGCTGGTTCCGATGATGGCGACCGCACGCGAGGGGTTTGGCCTGACCGGCTACGTCGCGGCGACGCCGACGTAA